CGCTAGAATACATAGCAATATAATATATTTGAATATATCTATACACTATTTCTATCGTTATGGATCCATCTATAGCTATTATAATATCCTCAAAAGATCTAGACATACTCTCAACAAGAATAACATCTATCTATCACACTTAAAAATTTGTATCTAAATATACAATACACTAATATTACCAGGTAATATCCATGTTTTAAACAACAAGCGTTTGCTATTTGTCAGTAGTATTAGTTATCATCATATGGTTTAAAGACACAAGATCTTTATCTAAATTTGTAGTGAGATCTATAGCTGTTATAGATAGGGATTGACACTCATTGCCAAAGACTATCTTTGATTCGTGGAATAGTCTATAACTTTCCATTTATCGGATTCTATAACTGTCATGGAAATATAGTTGATAATAGAAGAATACATTGTTAAAGCTTATTATCGAGATAATGGGATTTGGAATAACACTATAGTTCTAGAGGGTATTAAGCCTGAGATAGGCTTATTAGCGTTAAAGCTATGCATATAACTCTAATAATCTGATGTTATAGAGCTAAGTGGGCTTGTTATGAATAGAAAAACTAGAAGCATAGCAAATGGCACTATAGCTATATATATCCTCATAAATGTCTTAGTGGAGACCTTGTACCTTCATCCCTAGACTATAGATATGATTGCAGAGAGTTTAAATCTATATGGGATAGCCATAGCTATTTATCAATCCAATACTCTGTGCCCATGGATATCTCTATCCTTGGGTCTATCTCTATAAAGAAATCATCTGTACATATCTCTACAAGTCCTTGACCTGGATACAAATTATATATTTTTCCTACTCTCCATGTGTTATTAGTAGTTCTATTGAAGGTTATAAGCTTGAGTGGTAGAGATACATCCTCCATTGTTATCCAGAAACATCCTGTGGAGCTATTAAATAGAATATCGTGTGCATCAATACCAAGAAAGTCATATGAAGATTTATTCTTATATCCAATATATAGAAGAGATCCTTCGAAAACATATAGCTTTAGACATCCGAGATAGCTACATAGATACACAACTTTAACCCCATATAGATTTCTAGAGCTATAGGTAGGCACTATTCCCACTAACTGTAATTGTATGTGTATGTATAGTGGTAGCTATAGAGGTTGAGGTAGTGGTAATAGTAGTAGTTATAGTCAGTACACTATAAACCTCTGTAGTTCTCCAAATAGTTGTTGTAATAGCTATGATTGAAACCCTTGAATACTCTTGAATAGATATAGATTTAAAATTATAACACCACACCAATAGTAAATACTATCATAATGATTATCGCTATATTGCTTTTAGTCATGTTTCTTAAACGTGTAATACAAAAATCTCTCAGTTGTTAGAAAAGTAGTTCAAGATTTTCATAAATACTTTTAAAGGCTCTAACACTAGAGTGTGGTAGGCGCGCCCGCCAGGTGAATGAATGTGAAAATAGGCGAGTCATATGCTAGAATGATCTTAGCTATAGGTGCTTATGAAGACATAGGTATTGAACCTACTTATAAGGACATTGCACGTGCTACGAATAGAAGTTTAAGTAGGGTTAGAACTGCGGCAAATAAAATAATGAAAGAAGGTTTAGCCATAAAGGTTTCTGAAAATCCAGTAAAATTGAAATTGACTGAGAAGGGGCGAGAAATATATAAACAGATAAGAAGTGAAATTGTGGGACAGATTGGAAATGCAAAGGTATATCCATCACAGCTAATTAAGAAATTTGACGAAAAACTATATGAGGATTATCGGCGTATAAGATTTTTTGGTGATGTGGCAGTCAGCGCAGATGTTGTAGTCTCTAAGTTAAAACTTCCTGAGGTTGTTAAAGCACTTGGAGAGAGGTTTGGACCAGCATTACTCTTTGGTTATGTAGCTGAGTTAGCTACAGCTGTACAGATAGCATCAGCTTCAGCCATAGGTTCAATTCCGTTTAATTCTTTATCAAAACAAATAATTAATGCACCAATACGAGTTGCTAGAGTTACAGATGTTGCATTGCCTCCACATATGGAAGGCACAGTAATACCGCTAGAGCGCGCAGTAAGATCTTTAAGCTTTGTCTCTCTATGGCCAAATAGAACTTCTTATCGGGATGTAAAAAGCTATGCTGAAGAAGCAGATGCACTTGGTCTTATTAGAATGGTAAAAGGGTTGCAGGACGATGAAGTCTTTTTAGAACCGCGCCTTAAGACAGGGATAGACGTTGTTGAAAAAATCTCTACTATAGGATTTGATACGCTTACAGCAGTACCTAGTAGAGCTTGGATTCCAATGCTTACAATATATGGAGATATTACAACAAGGTTTCCAACATTACAAGAGCTTCAGAGTGCTGAAACCCCAATGCTCAGTGTTATTCGTGATATTGTGGGGCTTGATAGAATTGAGAAATGGGTTAACCATGTATTAGGCATTAAAAAGAGTATGAAAGTCCCTGCACTAACAATGGAAGCACCCTATGATACATTTGGAGTTGTTAAGCTGATAAAGATAAGTGATGAACAACGTCTATTAACACTAACTGTTGCAAGAAGAATTGTTGGTGAGGCTTTACAGGAGGATAGCTTCAATCTCAATAGTGTTTACAGTAGAGCTGAAGAAAGAATTCGTAGGGTATTAGTTGATTCAGGAATCTATGGAGAGATTCTAAAGGAATTCATTAGGGAGGGATTTATAGGAAGTGAAGAGGCTGAAAGAATCATAAAGAAATATGTAGATGAAAATCCTATAGTAATTCTAAAAGATTTTGAAAGTCTTGGTTTTATACAACCTGTGGGATTTGGATATTATAGTGCATGGACTATAACCCCACTTCATCACAATCAAAATGAGACCATTAGAACTCTATTAGCGTGGTTAGCAAAGGAACTTAGAAGTTTGGGACGTGATGAAGAATTCAATCAGATACTCTATGAGAATGTGCTAAGGAATTTGATAGAACGAGGTGAAGTTAATATCTCTACTATACAACCATACAAAGCTTTAGTTAGAGTTGCTCGAAGCCTTACTACACTTGAAAAAATGGGCATAGTTAAATTTGAAGGTGATGAAGTGGTCAAGGTTACAGACAATAATGCAAGAAGATTATTGATGCAGGCATACATAGAACATAGACTAGGTCTAGGACTGGCTTTAGAGCCTTACGAAAAACAGAAGAAACCTAAGTTAGATGAGATAGTAGCAGAAATAGTAGTTGAAAAATGATTATAGACTTTAAAATTATTATGGTTATAGCTATAGCTTTTAATAATAGAAGGAAAAGTGAACAATGCAATCATAATTTCATTCAGATCTTTCTACAGGAAATCCATGAACTATCTAGACCTCAAGACGATGCAAACACTTTCCAGGTGTTGCTGAAGTAAACGTTAAGAAATCTTCGATGACATGCCAATAGGAATGAGTTCTCTGATGCCTATTGATATAGTTTCTGACGAATCTTTAAGGCAAATAAGGTGACTAGAGAAGTAGTATCCAAAAGTCTTAGTAATCAAAGTAGTTAAAGAATTCAATGATATGCATAATAACTATTAACCCTATTGGATACGAACCTCTATAATTTCTAACAATTCTCTAATTGATACTTCTCTTAGAATTTTTAATACTTCATAATTTATAGTGTAATATAGTAGTAATTAATGAATTTCAGAATTGAAGCAGATATGCAAGCAATGGATATACTTGTATATTCTTATTATGAAATATGAAAAGTATCTGCTTTATTCAATAGTCTCTATCTGCTACTGCTTATGATTTCGATTGTTTTTTCAATAACCTTCTCTATATATGGTATACGTTCTACTATATCTTCTCTACCTAGTTTTGCTTCATGAAATCCCCATACATGTAGAGCCCATGCTGTATCCCATGACTATATAAACCATGGATCAAGATTCTTAGCTATAGCTCTTACAGCTTCTATAAAATCTGTTACAGCCCATCTACCTCTACTCTCAACTCTTGACAATACTTCAGATAAATTG
Above is a genomic segment from Ignisphaera aggregans DSM 17230 containing:
- a CDS encoding hypothetical protein (KEGG: pai:PAE2955 hypothetical protein~SPTR: Q8ZU43 Putative uncharacterized protein), with the protein product MGIVPTYSSRNLYGVKVVYLCSYLGCLKLYVFEGSLLYIGYKNKSSYDFLGIDAHDILFNSSTGCFWITMEDVSLPLKLITFNRTTNNTWRVGKIYNLYPGQGLVEICTDDFFIEIDPRIEISMGTEYWIDK